The Apium graveolens cultivar Ventura chromosome 3, ASM990537v1, whole genome shotgun sequence sequence accaggataaaattatcgtttaattaaaaaataattatattttgtaaACACACATAAAAATAACAATAATACTATATGTTTCAATTTGAAATATTTCTTTTCAAagtaatatatatttaaataaaactatcgaattatattcttatataaatatatataagggGGATTTTATCCAAATTTTTATTAGTTATGACAGTGCACCGATTTAATATGGACACTTAGATctttttgtaaatttttattaGTTATGACAGTGTACCGATTTTATCCAAAAGAATAAGACGTGAGGAATGAACTCGCTAAACAAGAACTTGTTAAAAATTGTTTCGTAGACAAAATTATTTATACCAATAATTTAGTTTATGAGTTTTTAAGTTTTGGGAAAAATAATTTACTTGTCAATAAGGCTTTTCCGAAAAAAATTGAATTAATTGTAactaaatttaatattataagaTGTCGTTCATATAATTTTTATTCAATTTAACATTAATTAATAAGATTTTCCCTAtattttgtttttgtaaaaaattataagatttttaattttatatgaaaaaaGAAAGTATTATTTACAAGTAGCATCAATTGAGCATAAAAtaaaaattgatttaaaatttgATATTACGACTCATTGCATAagtattttttttctttttttattgaAGTATGTGTTTCTTTATTTTTTTGTCTAAGTATGTATTCTTTCTTATTTTAacattaattaataatttatttaatagttAATATTAATGTCAGTCTATAATAGTTAACACACCTAATTTATTGTCGGAGAAATTAAGAAAAGTAAACAACTTTCCATGTAGTTGCTTACTTGGCACATGTGATATTATACCAACGGCACTAGGAACGACACTAGGACTAACAGCGGAATAACTAAGATTTATTACAAATAAACAAATTGTATTAAATTAAATAAGAATCCAAATAGAAGTTCTTAAACCCAGCCCATAAACCCAGCTCACGTActatataaacattaataattttgaatcattaacaacattagAGAATTGTCACAGACTCACGATGGACAGAGAGGAATGTGACATTTGCGAAGGATTAAAGGTAGGGTTTCGCTTTGCGCCTTCACCACACGAAGTCTTGCTCCAATATCTCATCCCTATGATCCAAAAACAACCACTCCCCTGCGATCGTATCATCAAACAAGCTGATGTTTACGGAGCCTCGACGCAATGCGAAGTTTTCAGAGACGATGATCTCTTCTGGCAGTCAGCATCATCCGGCAAGAAGAAGACTATTTACGTGTTCACTAAGTTGTCCAAGAACGGTAAGCGTGTTTCGAGGAGAGCTGGTCGTGGCACTTGGGTTGGTCAGAGTAATAAAAAGATTAAGGACAAGAAGAGTAATGAGGTTCTTGGAAGCAGAGGAGCTTTTACGTACAAAATCGACAAGAAGGTGAGTAGTAATGGTGAGAGTGATGATAAGTGGTGCATGTATGAGTATACTCTGGATGATAAATTTTCGAAAAAACTTGGTTTACCAGAATCAGTTCAAGACTATGCGATATGCGAGATTATTAAGCGAGGTGATGATAATGCCAGCGAGTACTCTGTTAATCTACTGGAATCATCTAATCAATATGATACTGATTCTTCAGTGCTTATGGGCGAAGTTAATCAGATACTAACAGATTCACAACGAGTTCCCAACATTATTGATACTTATTCTCCGATGCATGTGGGCGAAGTTAATCAGATAGTCCCGGTTGCACAAGGAGTTCCCAACACTGATCACGAGCCTTGGTTCGATGCTGATTTTTCAATGCCTATGGGTGAATTTAATCAGATACTACCTGTTGCAGAAGGAGTTCCCAACATTGATGACGAGTCTTGGATTGATGATATTGATTTTACAATGCCTATGGGTGAATTTGATCAGATACTACCTGTTGCAGAAGGAGTTCCCTACCTTGATCATGAGCCTTGGATTGATACTTATTCTTCGATGCCTGGGGGTGAAGTTAATCAGATACTACCAGTTGCACAAGGAGTTCCCAACATCGATCACGGCCCTTGGATTGATACTGATTTTTCAATGCCCATGGGAGAATTTAATCAGATACTACCTGTTGATCAGCAAGGAGTACTTCCCAACATTGATCACGAGCCTTGGATTGTCGATGACAGCAATTATTCGCAAGCAGCAAATCCTCAACATGTTATCAATCAGAATAATCCTAATATTTTAATGCTTCCTGGAGAGACTGATCAACCAATCCCGGTTGCAGAAGGAGTTATCCACAATGTTCCTGCACCGGATTATCAACCTGAGACTGTAATCGGGAACAATCAATCATCAGCGACTATTCCATTGATGGATGAAGGTGAGCTCGAATCACTAGTTTCGCTTTTTGCTTCATTACCAGGGGAAGATTTCGACGACTACATGCAGAGAAGCTCGATGAAGTGAATTTGACAAACAAGAAAGTAAAACAAGGGAACCAACTACACAAAACAATGTTTGTTTAGGGTTCTCTTAAGTAGTGCAGTATCTTTTTCCTACATTAGGAGTTTTTTGCTTTAAAATACTTTTAGGTTTTCTATTCCAACATTGTTGTAATTGGTGGTGTTATTTAAACTTTCATTTAGCTTTTGCAGTTTCATATTTCTACCTGTTTACATAATTTTCATCTTAAATTTCATGTAATCTCTTGATTCGGTATATCTACTACTCTGCTTTCATTTAATAACTCTATCCTGTTTCAAGTTGAAAGCTTTTGTCAAGGACATCAGCAAGGCAACAATTTAAATGCGAACAATCTAATCTTTGCGAAGGCTTGCAAGAGTTATTCCCCCACACTTTGCATTAGGTTTGCTACTTTCTTTTGTGAAGTATATTGTCTCTTCAGGGGCATTATTTCAAACTTTTATCAAGAGATTGATTTTATCTGGATAACCTCTATTCTTGACAAATGTTGTCTCAAGAGAATTTCTAAATGACTGAGAGCTAAAAGTATGTGACCCGATCTTGTTTGATTTACTTTCCTCCATTGAAGGAGGCAAAGTATAAAAAGGATTTTCCATGTAAGGTTTACACGGTTTCTCTTTGGAGGGTAGTGCTTTTCTTACATTCTGCATTTCACAAGTCTGCTTGTCTAGAGCTTGTATTAGATGCTCTTTAGGAATAATTAGGACCATATCCTTTCCTTTCTCTCTGCATTTCAAAAGCATACAGCACTGAAATTCCTACCTATCTGTTTCCAACTAAATTCAACTCGTTTCGGCTACAAAAGGTTCTGAGTTCAGACTCGTTGAACAGAATTAGTTACATAGTAGTATAAAGGCATTGTAGGGGTAAGTGTTTTTATCCGTAAGGTTATGAGTAATAAAGAACTGCCAAAACATCGATTAAAAATTTAATCTACGGTTCCATTAAAGTCGAAACAGCACAATCATTTGATCATGGTACTCCTGTATGTGCTTTAGATTTCATGAAGTTCTGACTTCTGAGTTCTGACTCGAAAACAAGCTCCCTACAAAAATAAGGATAATACTGCGTTATTATGAATTTCTCTTCAACAAGTCGACGCTTTAACTAATTACAACTATTCACACCTATGCAATGATGAAAAGTGAAAACAATGCCTTTACTTTGTCAAAGAAAAGATTCCCCTTGTTCTGTATAAGCACTGTTTAATACTAATCATCAACACAATACAAGCAGATTAAGGTATGCAAATGTGTAGCAGCAGCCCACtttaggagaaggaagaattgcAGAAAGAATAAAGCCGATGTAGAACTTATATTCACCGAATGTAGCGATGATTGTCGTATACAAATGACATTCTTGGCGTAGTTATAGTGCATATACTTTTTCTCAGGTAAACGACCAAAAGAATGGCATTAGGACTAATATGCATTCGTTTGATCCCACTATTTAGTTTTCTGGGTAGGATGTAGTCATATCCTTTGACCTCTATATTATCGGTCTTCATACATTTTAACATTTTTTCTTAGTAAAAGACGTTTTTACCCTCCGATATTGGCCGATATGTCGTTTTATCTCCGAAAATGGCTAAAAGGAACGATACCTAATACTACAGGGGTTAAAATGTATGAATTCATACTTTTGAGGCTGAATACTTTAGGGGTCAAAAGGTCATTAAGCCTAGGAGTTTTTTGCTTTTGAAATACTTTTAGGTTTTCTATTCCAACATTGTTGTAATTGGTGGTGTTATTTAAACTTTCATTTAGCTTTTGCAGTTTCATATTTCTACTTGTTTAGATAATTTTCATCTTAAATTTCATGTAATCTCTTGATTCAGTATATCTACTACTCTGCTTTCATTTAATAACTCTCAAACCCAATTTTCTTTTTCACTATGAGGCgaatattttatttgcagaaggTGATAAAGTCTGGACCTCATGTACAATGATTCTGGTTGAGGTTTTCGTCGATGGCGGTTGTGACAAACAAGACGTTTTCTGCAACTTCTCTTCACATCATCAAACTCCCAAGAGAATGGAATCTGCAGCAGTTGATAAAGTAAAACTCGGTTATTAGTGATTATGTCGAGTGTGGTGTTCATTGCTAGGCTAATAGGGAACACAGTTAGAACCGAACACTAACAGAAAATAAATGAGCGAATGAAGAAAGTAAGACCTGATTAGAGTATACAAGGGATGCATATTTAGGCATTTTTGATTAGTTTTACTGGTTTTTGTAGTTAAAAGTTGCGAGCAGCCTTGTTCTTTGGAAGATCCATCTCGTGttaatattttcataattattgGCATTACTTCTATTCCAGAGAAAAGTTTAAGATTATAGCAAGATAACGTGCAACCTATATATCCTCTCTAGCATTCATCCACATGTTATTATAATTAGTAGAGAACTAATTGAAACAATCCACGTGTTTTGAACAAAATAGAATGAAAGATATCATAAAAGAACTGACACCGGAGCAGAGATATGGCTTGATTCATACTCAGAAAGCCTCACCTGCTGCATTGCTGGCAGTACCTTTGCTCTCTGCCTTTACTTATCAGAACAGGGATCTTTGAGTGACCCTCGCAAACCCTGTGGCGCCTATGGTACTCCCTGCACTTATTGAGGTCTTCCAAACACCCATCCACTAAACACGTTGCCTTTTTTGCGTAACTGAAAGCACATACCTTCTTCGATTCTAAAGGTAATGGCAGTGATGGTAACCCCTTTGGCCCCTGCAATCTGTCCATTGCTCCATCTCGCACATCTCCTAATGTACTTGGTCTTTGATCATAGCAAATCATCACCATTCTTTGACAATCACGCATACGCTACCATTAATTACACAATTTAattgattttctttgttttgtttttttttgtctTGTTAACTCAACATGTTATAAATCAGAATAATCCTAATATTCCGATGCTTCCTGGTGAGACTGATCAACCAATCCCGTTTGCAGAAGGAGTTATCCACAATGTTCCTGTGCCCGATTATCAACCTGGCACTGCAAACGGGAACAATCAATCATCAGCGACTATTCCATTGATGGACGAAGGTGAGCTCGAATCACTAGTATCGCTTTTTGCTTCATTACCAGGGGAAGATTTCGACGACTACATGCAGAGAAGCTCGATGAAGTGAATTAGACAAACAGAAAGTAAAACAAGGGAACCAACTAACACAAAACAATGTTTGTTTAGGGTTCTCTTAAGTAGTGCAGTATCTTTTCCCTACATTAGGAGTTTTTTGCTTTTGCAATACTTTTAGGTTTTCTATTCCAACATTGTTGTAATTTGTGGTGTTATTTAAACTTTCATTTAGCTTTTGCAGTTTCATATTTCTACCTGTTTAGATAATTTTCATCTTAAATTTCATGTAATCTCTTGATTCAGTATATCTACTACTCTGCTTTCATTTAATAACTCTATCATGTTTCAAGTTGAAAACTTTTGTCAAGGCAATAATTTAAATGTGAACGATCTAATCTTTTAAAACCTAATGGATGAGATCCTGGTTCTCTAGGTTGGTTCTCTAGGTTTGCTCACTGAAGTAGATTTCCCTATATATTGCCTACAAATTCGATAATGTTATATAAATTTAAGAACTTTTTCTACTAATACAACATGACAGAGTTCACAATGTTAAAGACAATTTAAAAATCTCAAATTATCGGTAATTGTGCGTAATGCTACAAAAAGTGAAGAATTAGAGAGTCTAAAAGTGAGGTTTAACCGTACCATCACCGATTTTTTCACAAAATTCTACGACCTCCAAACTTTAAAGGTGGATCCGCCATAGCACATGAACGCATATGTATACACGTTTCAGGCCTTCTGGGCCTGATGTATTGATAGTGGCTCTATGACTGTACACTACTGACACTAAGTTGGTGCCTGGTGGGAGATCAGAAAAATTGGATGCCTTTGGAAACGCGTATTTGTTTGGGCATGTTTTTGCTAGAGATTGCTATAAATTCCATGATCTCTCTAATCCACAGTCCACAGATCAAAATATTCCGAAAAGTAGTGTGAGACATGGAGTCATGGAAATATTATATGCAGTCAATAGCATGGTGGAACATGAATACATTCATCCCAGAAATTAACAGTGCTGCACATAATTCAAAATAAAGCAAGCACATCAATTACATTGGCAGAGACATCATTACATAGAATCCTTAACATCACTATTAATCCAACAACAAAAGAACAAGAAACTTATACTGAGGATGTAAAAGCTAGCTTAAGAATTTCCTGAAGAATTAGTCTCAGGTCCACTTCCTCTGGTGGGCCGTCGCCTTGGAGGCGGTCGCCTTGGAGGCGGTTGGAAACGCATTGTCATGTCTTCCTGGGACAGATAAATACAACAAAATTACAATGAATACTTGCAAAACACTATGTTACTGCAGCAACTATAATGATCATGTCCCCACTCTGTTTTtctctctcatgttctctctctCACTCGTGTTCTCTCTCTGGTGCTCTCTCTCTCCACACACACAAATATACATACAGGTTCTTATATTCAACTTGTTCTCAATTAAATTCTGAACTATTCTAGTTTGTTGATTCTCGTAATTCACAATTCAATCAGCTCAACCTTGTTCCTAGTGATTTATGTGCAGACTTAAAGATTAGGGGGATGGGTTTTGGGATTTTGTGTTCATGGGGTTGTGGTTAAGAAAGGGTTTGTGGAGTGTAATGTGTTTGTTTGTAATGTGCTTACGATGATGTATTTTAAGAGTGGGGTTTTGAGGGATGCGCGGAAGGTATTTGATGAAATGTGTCATATAGGGGTTGAGGATGTTGTTTCGTGGAATTCGATTGTGGCTGTGTACGTGTAGAGTGGGGGATGTTAACGGTGCGTTGAGGTTGTTTGAGAGGTGGGGAGAAGGGGGAGTTTGGTGTGAGGGTGGATGCGGTTAGTCTTGTTAATGTTCTTCCTGCTTGTGGGGTTGAGAAAGTGTGGAGGAGAGGGAAGGAGGTTCACGGGTATGCGCTTCGGAGTGGGCTTTCTCAGGATGTGTTTGTGGGGAATGCTATTGTGGATATGAATGCAAAGTGTGAGTTGATGGATGATGTGAGTAAAGTGACTGAGAGGATAAAGGTGACAGATGCTGTTTTTTGGAATGTAATGATTACTGGGTATTTTCAGGTTAGGAGGTTTGAAGATGCTTTGAGCATGTTTGAGATGATAAAAAGTGGAGAAGAGGTTTGGTATTGACGGGAAGTGGAATAGGAAGATTGGaaaggatggattttggttgcgTTTAGGCGATTTTTGCTCTACTTTTAGTTAATTTCATGGTTACTTTTGTGATATTAGTATTGGCCCTGCAGGCGCACTTATTTTTTGTCATTTGCAACCACTTGCAACTTATTTTGCAACTAAATGTAATTTTCAacat is a genomic window containing:
- the LOC141711218 gene encoding pentatricopeptide repeat-containing protein At5g16860-like translates to MYFKSGVLRDARKVFDEMCHIGVEDVVSWNSIVAVGGEKGEFGVRVDAVSLVNVLPACGVEKVWRRGKEVHGYALRSGLSQDVFVGNAIVDMNAKCELMDDVSKVTERIKVTDAVFWNVMITGYFQVRRFEDALSMFEMIKSGEEVWY